The stretch of DNA caaaaaatcaaaagcatcaaattttttatacttctgATAGCACAGtagctcaacactatatatatatgagttaggctagtatactatcggtagcacggagacctccgtgctaccaagttgttttcaatgatacgNatatatatatatatatatatatatatatatatatatatcgattatagagcttccaaagcttattttattttttctatagaaGTTAGTCTCATTATGCAAAATAACTTGCACAAAATCTTCATATTTCAAGTGAGAAAAATAGCTTTCCAAAACTTCTcacctaaaaaaaattaaaaaataaaaaaaataaaaaaatttgttacacTTGATAAATTATCCTTTGTTCCTCATATAAAAAAATGACCAACAGTTTTATCCTCAGGAGAAACACAGTTGCGCTGATGtatctttttttattacagCATGGCTTAAGGTAGCATCTATTGCAATAATGAGATATGCAATGGTCGACGAAAAGGGAATCAAGCCTTTTCATTCGTAGGTATTGGTATCGGCAAGCCGGATTCTGCAGTGAGGGCTTTGTAGGCACTTTGGATTTGCCTTGTCACGGGGCCGACTTCTCCGTTGCCAATTACTCGTCCGTCGATCATAACCACCTGCGGGAATGGAAGCACATTAACCATTAGTATAAATCAGAGTTGGGTTAGGCAACATTTGCGAAAAATTGTAGGGATATTGATTGATAAGCAGATTGCCAACTTCTAGAGAGAATTTTAAGTCCGTGAGTTCTTTCATAAAAGTCCCATTTTTCACCTTCCCACAAAACTCGACGACTATTCCATGGAGAGCTTTAACTTTTGGCCATTTTTAACACTTGTACATTATAAACTTCATATGTATAAGAAGTTCACACAGGATAAatagtgttgaatataaaatataaaaatactgttCTCTGATAACTTCAAGTTTTTGGACAACAACATCATTTAACAAATAGAATGTAAGGCATAGTATCATTCACAATGCCTTTGGTTTGAAGGACGCCAAATTCCCCACCATCCTATCTTGATCCTGAACAACTAAATTCAGGATGAATTCCATAACTGTTTACTGCTATGATATTGATCACACAGTTTGCCGAAATATGTAATTCAATACATCACAATCTATTGTTTGTTCAGGAAGAACATGATGAGAACATGCTATCACGCAATGAaagatgaaaattaatttgGTTCTATACTAGTGAAAAGAGGACTCACTGGGGTAAGTTCGCCCATTGTTCCAGTTGTCCACACCTGGATGAGAATAATAAGCAAACCACTATGGAAAACAGAGCAAACCATATAAAGATAGAAAAGGATATCTTATTTCCACTGTTCTAAAATGCAGTGCATAGGCAAGTGTATGCACATGACATATGCGGATGCGATCACTTCACCACACTGCATGGACCGCATCCTCATCATTACAAACAGGTACTCAAAGAAAATTCGTGGTTAGATGTGCTATTTCATTTACAAGGATGAAGTGCGAAAAAAATTATCCTACAGCGTTtacctgtgatttttttttttgcctgctCTATTTAAAGGTTGTTTGTTTTACGCACAAACTTTCCCCAAAAGAGATCCCACAagcttctttttgttttagtaTTCTAAGTCGCCTGCCTATTACATATATTTCTAGCGGtaaagagaggaaggaaaataaaaattacatacTCATCATTCTCGCTAAGAATTATTGCATTTGTTTTTCCTCCACCGCCTCTTTTGCTTATTGCATTTCCTGATAGTACTTGACGTCTCAATATCTAGGCTTCGCCTAGATATATACCTCATTCCAATATGTAGACATATTTATAAGTGAAAATATGAAAGAGAAAATGGTTATCCTTTGTAGAAAATATGTAAGAAGTCGGTACTCGTTTATCCTAACAAAATGAACCAGTAGGTGATCTACCAGTTGATATGTTCAAACTAAATTAGACTAGTTAGTAGTCCAACTTTGAAGCAAAAACAAGATAACAATCACCAGCAAAAAAAAGGCTCCTTTGTATCAAAAACTAACATACCTCATCAGCAGCATGGAACTCGGATAGACTAATACGTCGCTCATGTAGAACCAGCTTCTCTTGCACCACTAGATCCATCACCTGTGATTTTTTGATGAATGATCCAATAATTTGTTAGCGCTCAGAATCCAATTTTGTTCCTTCACAAAATAGTACTAGTGCAGAAAGGTTTTCTACAATGTTTAATGACAAGACTGCATCAGAATACAATAAGCAAGATACGGATGGTGTTTCAAGGAGCAACACCCTTGGTGCATCAGACTCAAATTATATCATTGGGCATTGAAATCAACGACCCCCATAGCATGACATGATCTACAGTAGTTGAGTCAAGTCAAAAACTCACACTTTTCTGAAAtagttttataataaataaaatagaaaacaaatggTTTGTTTGAATTGAACAACCTTATGAAAAAATATGATAACGTTCTTCGCTTGAAAATTGTAGTCAACGATCTTAATCTACATAGTTAAAAGTTATTCGCTAAcaaaaattcattaattttaatatcctATATTATATAAGCAAACATCATATATCAACTATTACAATTATCAATTCTGGAACCAGCTAATCTCTAAGTAAACaatgttacattattttttgCTTTGTAGGAATTTATGACATACAGATTACGTCTAATAATAAGGATGCCCTATCATCAAATTTGAGGTCAAAGCACTCAAGGACTTCTATAAAATATCATTTGAAAAGGTTACCCTCTTTTCTGTGGGATTCTACTTCAAATATATTGGCAAGTTAAAGAGAAATTGATCAGACTTACAGTTGTGCGAGTTATTCCTGGAAGGCAGTAGTCAGCATGCGGTGTCAATACCTGGCCTTTCTTTACCATAAACTATTGAAAAATTGACTTGCGTTATTTGATAATCCTAAAATCTGCTTTATTCAGAAATAAACCAACACAAAAATTATAACCAAATAGCTTCTTACAATATTTGTTGCATTGGTTTCTGATACAAAACCATCTTTGTCTAGCATGACCGCATCTTCAGCGTTGGCAAGGTTTCCTTCTATCTGTTCTTTAAGAAAGCTCAGTCAGCACATCATGAAGATAAGCTAAACAATAAAATGTTGATAATTTTAAGCATAGAGGTTGTATGTCGAGAAAGAAGAACCTTTGCCAAAATGTTGTTGATAAGATTGTTGTGATGAATCTTGGAATCTATGCTCTGCGAGAAGACAAGGACTAAAGGTCTTTCTGGTTTAAAAATATAAGTGAACTTATAATCTTTATTAAGATATTATAAACATGATAAGTGTACAAAAGGTGAACAACTAATAAAGAATGATGAAGACCAGTCTAGTAGTTTGGCTACAATTCTAAAAGCCCAAGTAGGGCTCACAATCTACTGTGTGAGCTGCACTTCAGAATCTAAAGAGGGAGCCATACTACAGAATCTAAAGGGTGAGCTGTACTTCCAAATCTTTGCCTATAACCACTGGCTTACCAAATAAGAACTGGTTGCGTGAACTTCCACATGGAAAATCCCATATGGCCTTAGCATCTTTTTTGATACAAATAAGGATGCCTTTGCGTGTGAATTAGTTGCTCTTAGCCAAGtatttaagtgccgtggtacgGGGTCGTAccgaaacttgccggcacggtacggcatggcGCATGCCGGACCGTGCCGATACATGCctgtcacaaaaaatatatgtgtgtcgacacgtaatggcatgaaatatttattttttttagcaacaaaatatgccaattatttattatgtatttttatcaaatcttttgaactgtattgagaaaattacttactaatttcaaaaatagagtgttttgagttgtgccatcgacacggaggctgtatcgtgccgatattttgCTGGCACGATatggcacggtagatacggcccgtgtTGATGGGTACTCTAATCCTTGCTCTTAGCATAAGTAAATGTGTAAACATAGACATGCAGCAATTTTCTTGAGCGACTAAATATGCTAAGATCAACGAGGAATCTACGTAGGTAACATACTCCTAGGTGTTTTCAGAACCAGGCACGAGAATGAACTTAACCGGCTATTTCTTAAAATTGGTAACTGACATAATGATCAACATAGTTTTAGGATATCATCATGCCAGTACAGCTTCTGATCTGGGATCAAAACTTGGTCTTTTTGCTAAGTGGTTACTCAAACTTCCAAGAAGCTAAGCATTATGAAAGACGATATTTTCTGCTTTGAAAATACATGTTGCATAGTTAATTAACAATTTATATGCATAGAGTTGTATTGCTCTTCTAgtatttatatcaaattaagcTGTTTCCGTCCGTTTTTGGTACAATTAGCAGTTGATCTTCATCAGAAGAATCTActcataataaaacaaaaaaaaaaaagataatgaaaGAACTACGGAGAGGATCTCACATTTGGTGAATTACGACGTGTTGTTGCAGTCACCAATTTTATACCGCCTGAGTTGTCATAAACCGGTGGTTTCCACTCAGCAAGCACTGAATTGTATAAAGAAAATCCAATAAGAGTGTTGCATTTTGAGTTACGATCCCTACATAATGAAACATCTACTGATGTTCTATGAATCTATGGCCTCAGACATTAGTATGATTTTAAAAATGCTGAGTTCCTCAGTTTAAAataacaagaaaataaaaaggatataATGAGATATTTgcagaaaacaaataaatatatgacATGAAAACTAAATGTTTCTTCAATAAGAATACTCGACTAATTGtttaaaggtaaaaatgtataaaacttacctcAACTATTACCCATTTGGATTTGACCAcctcatttttaaaaattttgattttagagccaaaccttttaatttatttggtttgagCCAATTAGTAActctttaacttcaaattttgaatgcatcGTTTACCTTAACAGCAAGGTTTAAAGTATTGCCCCGTGCCGGTCGGCACGGGATGATACGTATCGTGCCACCAATTAAGGGGCACAATTGGTGGCACAATACATGGGGAGTCTCTCTTGGACCCCCCGTGCCGCAATACCCTTTCGGTATCGCGCGATACATCACGATAGTCAAAAGGTATCGCAGCACAGTGCCACTGCGTGCCTATAAGAGCACACaacattttaagttttaatctttttttttttatgttttgggcctacttttggaattttttttttgcccacACACATCCTTCTCTCTCATTCTATTCTACCTTTTTTCTCCCTCAACTCGCTCTttcaatcttttcttttcttctcactatctcttcctctcttttttttttcttcctattttttcctccttttcttattataattttttctctaatttcttcTTTCAATCCCTTCTCTTTCTACTTTGTTTCTACTCTGATCACTTCGATCTCAATAGAAAAGGCAAAGAAATAGCAAATCGAAAATGTACTTTTTAGGTAAGAAAaaacatttataattttaattttttttcatagattttgaatatttctaagTTGTAAAGTTCCTATTTtgaagaaatttgaaattatgcaaatttttatttatagtttacaaaaacataaaaatacatCTACTTGATTAAGTCATTATgtagtttgatttttaattattttggatacATCTAGCATTGGGTATAAGATTTACAATAATACCTTTTTAACttcgaaaattctatttttggaTTTAGAAGATAGAAAAGactaataaaatcaaaaactaaattgaagcaattgatatttaaatttgtttaattattcGTCATATGatttatagttaaatttttatgGATGGATCTcacaaattttcttaaaaattttaataaaaaaatcccttcaaacttttaataaatatttttagaagattcaaaattaaaagaaattattggGGCAATTGTAGTGCTACTCTAGTTACTCTAGTCATCATGTGGTCTCTCGTCGAATCAATATGGATGAATCTTGCAAAttccataaaaattttaaggaaaaataaatttctctaattttgtattttataatttttttgaagttttgaagaaaaaggtaaaatcaaaagaattttgaaagtaaattgatttttagtttttattctCTATGGGCTATAGTCTTATTTTactttacatatataaaatgcCTACCATTATATTAATTGTTGAGTGCAGTAACCTATATATagccaatatttataattatttttccaaatctttcaaaataacattataagaatttattgggaacaaaaaaaaaaaaaaaaacgcgcCGAAACGTATCACTAGGAGGTCATGCATATTCATCGGTatgcaagcgtgccacgtgttgGCACGGAGGCATtcctgtgccgtaccgtgccgggaGACAAGcagcacgcccccgtgccacggcacgtTATTCCTTGCTTTACAAATATAGTTAGTATATTTAATGCAATTTACATAACCATAAATTCATTATAGTATGCAATTAGCTTAGATTTTGTATCCGAAAAGCCATCCAATCACTTAaagcaaacaaattgaaaggttgggtactaaaatcaaatttttgaaaggttgggtagttgaatcaaaatagcctatagtttaggaaagttttatacatttttaccttgtTTTAATTATCCCTCTAACTTCTGCGCTTGCCCTCATTTAATCAACATACAGTTAGAAGTATTAATTTTCAAGAATCAagaattaacaaattaaaactttaaattgaaATGTATTGATTTGTCAGAATGTACTAAAGAAAAATGAATTGCATTATCACCACACACgcatcttttatttatttctttcttaatCACTTGCTCAAAGCTTCGATCTGATTGCTTTCGGCCAAAACCGACCTAAGCTCCCGACACTATGCAGCTTGAATCAAAGCCTCAATCTGATTTTCAAGGATAATGTATTCCACCCTCAAGCTGGTTTATTATATTCTATAAAAATGACTAAGATATAAAGTATGTGATTGCAGACATCTTTTCATACTCTGCATCAACCAATTACCAAACGCCCATCAGGCAAACACAAGAAATAGGTTGAACAAGAAGTTCATGCCTCCAAATAGTCCCTCGATGCATCCAACTAGAAATTCCTTGGTTTCAAAAAGATAATTGAAATGTTGCTGCATATATGCATAACAGCAAACAAATAATCAGACAATAACATAACGCAAATAAGCCAGGACTCATTCCTTAGTTGCAATGTGATGGCAACTCTACATAGAGTTTCATAGTTTATATCAGCATGTTTAACATGTTTGAAAGATAAACAAGTAAAATGTTTGGAGAGCATACCAATTAAGGTGCATCCATATAGATTGAAAGCTGGACTCATTCCAGATGTAACCTAAAGGAGAAAGTGAAGATTTGGGCGAGGTAAGAAATATAAGCGGAAAAACCTGAAGAAAAGTATTGATATTATACAGTATGTATGCTTCAAACATTGATAATCAAGCCTGCACGGAGAAATACCTTTTTCCCACGCGTAAGAGTAAGTCGAATGTGAGCATTGTCAAACATTCCATTTGAGATGAGAGTTTTGAAGATGGCCTCCTTAATCTGAGCTTAAGTGAAATATAAATGCAAAATCACTGACGCTTAAAGCCCCAGATTGTCTAACCATAAACAAAGTGCAGAATGGTAACTGACTTATATCATTAGATAATCATTATGGAATTGCTATTTAAAAGATTAAGAATGCCATCCCAAATAAAGACCGATGAATTTTAATCAGTTACCGCTTCACGAGTTGGAACATTGCTGAAAGCCAAAGCTTTGGCAGAATCAAACAATCTGGACCATCCAAAACAAATCTACAGGTTAAAACttatgcgaaaaaaaaaaaaagaaaatcattcaGAGTGAATAGGAATGCTTATTTGGAACTGAAAGTTATATTCAACAAACAAACGGataaaaactttctaatcttGGAGAAAGTTTAAGGACAGGTCACCTATCTAAATGCTCCTCAAGTTTAAAAATCTTTCTATTGTATATACGAAGTCCCTCCCACACTGCATCACCCCCTTGTACAACTGAATCGAGAACTGAAACCTTCAACAACGATGTCTTAGATTAACACAATAAGAAGAAacggaaaaaattaaaaaaaaagaatttgtctGCAAACTGTGAAGTAATACAATTTCAAGATACCTTTGCACTTTCACGGGGCAAGAGCTCATCACCAACCCACACAAGAATTTTCTCATTGGCAGGAACTGGAAGAGTAGGAATAGGTAATGAAGGTCCCAGAGGTGTTACCATTTGCCTAGTTTGGCGTTTAAGCATGTTGTAGAAAGGCAAGCTCTGCTCTAGTAAGTCATACAGCGCAAATGGAAATTTCTGGAGAAAAGTACATAAAATAACATGATTGGGCATAAATGTCGCATGGAAATGAAACCGAAAGATTCTTTCGGAAAGAAatcaaagagagaaaaaaaatgtgtCAGTTGAATGTAACAGAAAGATAAAATGTTCAAAAGACCTAACTTAGCTCCCACATCATCTCCCAGATAAAAATGTCCAAAGAAAGGCAAAATGcaatttgaaagtaaaattatCACTTGAAAGTAAAATGAAACATTTTTTGGGAAgaaaattgaagagaaaaagaTAGGCATAAGATTGCAGATAAAGATAAACTGTTCCAGGGATCTAATTTAGCTAACATGTGGCAATTGATTAATTTGCCACATCATCTCAAGTTTATCTTGAATTAACTAATATTGCCATCCCTCCATTAGGCAAATTAAATGGAGTTTAATGGAGGGATCTGATTGAAACAAAAATTGAAGTTTCATAAACTAAATTTCGCGAAAAGTTCAACTACCCACAGATGGCTGTACCAGCCATACAGGCTGGCAAGTATCATCTGATCCTAAATGGGCATTTTGCATAAACCATATCATCAGAGATCTGTTACTCGGCTCATGCCTCAAAGTGTTGAGGTGTATTAGCCAAGCTATTCTATGCCAGCACAAGTAGGGCTGAAACCATCTTCTtggtttttattattattatattttttttccccgggggggtggggggtgtgGGTTTGTCAAAGTGAAtgttctcctctctctccctttcggAACCAATTCCCACAGGGTGAGAGCTCTTCCAAGTGGTGGAATGGAGATGCCTCCCTCTTCTCACTATGGATCaaagtgccgccccgtgcccccaagaagggggcacggtCGTGCGGCATGGCGCAGTGTGCCGCGGCACAATGCCGTGTCGGCACtgtgctagttttttttttttttttttttttttgctttctgctttctttttttgctttttgctttttcttttctttttgttctttggggtACCCGAAGCATTCTGGTACCCCACACTCCCTCAAAGACATTGCAAATCGAACATCTATTTGTTAgccaagtcaaaaaaattataatttaatttttttttgtttgttaataTACGagtaactttttaatttacatattcgATCTAtgcaaaatttgtcgcaccaaCATCCGTATTATCTTCAcgaattattttatcaaaaattgtCACACTGCGAAACTTTTCCCTAATTAggggaacaaaatcgaacttaataaagaaattttgaggcacatcaaatataaaattttatttgtgtgttagaagattgaaaatactgataaaattaaaagctaaattaaatcaattgatacttaaatttatttaatttatttgtcatataatttattgcttaattttttttatatctactaattttttgaaaaaattaattagaaatattttttcaaataatttttaaaaaatttttaaaaattatttttttgcattttataaaaaaatgactgtaatatgatcaaaagaaagaaagaaagaaaaatgtctttgccttttaaaaattctaacctgtaaaaatttctattctgtatcaggtatagttgtactttacatacaaaaaagctaacaagtatgttaattgataAGTATAGTAaactatacatagcaaatattcataattatttgattaaatctttcaaaataatattataaaaggtTATTGGAATCAAAAAAGCTGAAATAAGTctgtgccaaagcgtgccattAGGAGGTCATACGTATCCATCGACACGCAAGcgtattatgtgtcggcacgaAAGCATGCcggtgtcgtaccgtgccacGCAGATAACGGCACGtcccatgccacggcactttaaagtttaaacctTACTTCTCACATTTCCTTCAAGAAACATATTGATACCTCTCCTCTTATTTCCCAAAGAGGATTAGAGGGAGTTTTAGTTTTGATAATGTGAATTTCCATACCTGGAAGATATTCTTCATGGGGAATCAAGGTTTTCTTAAATCTCGTAGAGTTTGGGTGTAGCGTACGGGACTTTTATAATGAGCAGATATGAATGGGATATAACATGTGATGCTAGTTGGAAGAATTTCAAGGAGTAAAAGATAAGTTAGTACTTGTGGGAAGAAGTTTGGATCATGAGAAATATGGGCTTAATGGACCGGAACCAGATTACGGTCTAATTGGTGAATTATTGACCAAGGAATTGTGTTTGGAATGTTTATTTGATGCTTGCTGGAATTTGAAGTAGTAGAAGTGAGCTGGTGAGGTTTTGGGTAGTGATGAATGATACGTGTGGTTGCAAGTTGCACTAGACTTTTGCAAAGTATTAAAATTCtagtgaaaaataatatttagtacTATTTAGATAGTTTTGATTATGTTTGGGAGGGGTTGGAGTGTTTTTGTTGCGAAAACAAAGGTCGGTGAGCAAAATCTGCAAAACTACAGGTTTGTAGTGTACACCGGCACTGAAAATtggagtaccagtactcagTAGTGATTTCAGCTTGTTAAGCTCTCATATTTTGTGAAACTCCTTTAAGAGTGTCGGCACTGAAGTTGGAAATACTGGTACCGAAGTTCGAGTATTGGTACACAATAGAAAAGTTGGCAGATATAGAGTTCGGATTCTGAAAAACTTCTGAGTATTGGTACTAATAGTACCGAGTACCGATACTAAATGTGAGTACTGATACACAATAGAAAAGTTGTCAGATTTAGAGTTTAGATTCTGAAGAACTTCTGAGGAGTGCCAGTACTAACTGTATTGTGTACCAGTACTAAatgtgagtaccggtactcaatgctgcGAGAGCTGAAATTCTAGCATCTATATATgcctcttttctcttcttcctgTTCTTATTCTTATCCCCCATAAGAGAGAGATGAgatttctcttcctcttcatcttcttcttcctcttcattttcttctcctaTTTTCCTCCATTGATTCTTCCTCTCTTCATTCTTTCCCTCTAGGATTCAACCAACCAAAAACTGGAGTTGGAGCTTGAGGCTTGGAAGAGAGGTAGCTTGGAGCTTCCAATCCTCAACCCTCGCACCTTGAGCTTGATTTAGAGTTTCGATTGAGGTTAGTAACTAAATCTAGACTCTCTAATTAGATAAATTTGAGAGTAAATTGAAGATTTTCTAGTTTATATCAAATTAGGGTTTAAATTGGGGATTTCTAAATGTGGGGCCTTTGCTTGGAATTGATGATTGGAAACCCACTTGTAAGTTGGAATTGAAATCCCAACAACTTGATTTTGAGTAATTTTAAGGATTTCTTAAGCTAAAGTATATTCTACCTATTTTTCATATGATTTTTAGAGAATTGTTGTATGAGCATTTTTGGAGGTTTTCATCACTTAGAAAAATCTCTTAGGGTTAGAAGAGAAGACGAGACAACTTGGTTCCGGGAAATGAAAGAATTTTGCCAACTATCTTGTGGGTTCGACCTAACCGAAATTGATGAACTCCTATACTATCTACTTCTCAAATGATCTTAATCCCTTAATAAACATGACATTGGAAACTCTCATTATTAATATGAAACATGGCATTTCCATTTGAAAAAAGGGTAAAAGAGCATACCCTCATGAATTCTATTGATGAtgttatatagtacaagagatgaGTCTAATATAGCAACAATGCCtaatatagtaataatataacTAGGTATCTCATatcatataatcctactctaaaaATGTCGTAATATATAGTATCCTCATATAGCATGAGatactaaatatgtcgtaacaCCATTATTTGCATGTTAGTTGTACATTCCTTAATATATGCCTTATGTAGCATATTGTTGAGCATAATTCTTATATATGTTGGTTGTCCTCTACTCCAAATAGCATGTTGATGTAGTCAAGATACTTGAACTTCATTGTGAGACATGAACATCTACTTAGTATTTACGTGGTTGCTTCCTACTCTCTATATCATGTTGATCGAGTTGAGATAAATGAACCTCT from Ananas comosus cultivar F153 linkage group 18, ASM154086v1, whole genome shotgun sequence encodes:
- the LOC109724250 gene encoding branched-chain-amino-acid aminotransferase-like protein 2 isoform X2 encodes the protein MEGEVREVEVIHSWSAPRSLSTSLMYSFAQRDDIEVLDEPLYANFLQVTGVERPYRDELLSKMDSDGNKVVKEVIFGPGKKKYRYCKHMAKQRLPNLTSDLMRKGKHFILIRNPLNILPSFDKVVPLSFLELGLAGLVAIYSELCELGNPPPVIDAEDLEKDPEAVLRGLCQDLGIPFQPSMLRWESGPREFDGIWAPWWYGSVHKSTSFSKPRAYPSKFPFALYDLLEQSLPFYNMLKRQTRQMVTPLGPSLPIPTLPVPANEKILVWVGDELLPRESAKVSVLDSVVQGGDAVWEGLRIYNRKIFKLEEHLDRLFDSAKALAFSNVPTREAIKEAIFKTLISNGMFDNAHIRLTLTRGKKVTSGMSPAFNLYGCTLIEHRFQDSSQQSYQQHFGKEQIEGNLANAEDAVMLDKDGFVSETNATNIFMVKKGQVLTPHADYCLPGITRTTVMDLVVQEKLVLHERRISLSEFHAADEVWTTGTMGELTPVVMIDGRVIGNGEVGPVTRQIQSAYKALTAESGLPIPIPTNEKA
- the LOC109724250 gene encoding branched-chain-amino-acid aminotransferase-like protein 2 isoform X3, with amino-acid sequence MEGEVREVEVIHSWSAPRSLSTSLMYSFAQRDDIEVLDEPLYANFLQVTGVERPYRDELLSKMDSDGNKVVKEVIFGPGKKKYRYCKHMAKQRLPNLTSDLMRKGKHFILIRNPLNILAVLRGLCQDLGIPFQPSMLRWESGPREFDGIWAPWWYGSVHKSTSFSKPRAYPSKFPFALYDLLEQSLPFYNMLKRQTRQMVTPLGPSLPIPTLPVPANEKILVWVGDELLPRESAKVSVLDSVVQGGDAVWEGLRIYNRKIFKLEEHLDRLFDSAKALAFSNVPTREAIKEAIFKTLISNGMFDNAHIRLTLTRGKKVTSGMSPAFNLYGCTLIVLAEWKPPVYDNSGGIKLVTATTRRNSPNSIDSKIHHNNLINNILAKIEGNLANAEDAVMLDKDGFVSETNATNIFMVKKGQVLTPHADYCLPGITRTTVMDLVVQEKLVLHERRISLSEFHAADEVWTTGTMGELTPVVMIDGRVIGNGEVGPVTRQIQSAYKALTAESGLPIPIPTNEKA
- the LOC109724250 gene encoding branched-chain-amino-acid aminotransferase-like protein 2 isoform X4, whose product is MEGEVREVEVIHSWSAPRSLSTSLMYSFAQRDDIEVLDEPLYANFLQVTGVERPYRDELLSKMDSDGNKVVKEVIFGPGKKKYRYCKHMAKQRLPNLTSDLMRKGKHFILIRNPLNILPSFDKVVPLSFLELGLAGLVAIYSELCELGNPPPVIDAEDLEKDPEKFPFALYDLLEQSLPFYNMLKRQTRQMVTPLGPSLPIPTLPVPANEKILVWVGDELLPRESAKVSVLDSVVQGGDAVWEGLRIYNRKIFKLEEHLDRLFDSAKALAFSNVPTREAIKEAIFKTLISNGMFDNAHIRLTLTRGKKVTSGMSPAFNLYGCTLIVLAEWKPPVYDNSGGIKLVTATTRRNSPNSIDSKIHHNNLINNILAKIEGNLANAEDAVMLDKDGFVSETNATNIFMVKKGQVLTPHADYCLPGITRTTVMDLVVQEKLVLHERRISLSEFHAADEVWTTGTMGELTPVVMIDGRVIGNGEVGPVTRQIQSAYKALTAESGLPIPIPTNEKA
- the LOC109724250 gene encoding branched-chain-amino-acid aminotransferase-like protein 2 isoform X1, with the translated sequence MEGEVREVEVIHSWSAPRSLSTSLMYSFAQRDDIEVLDEPLYANFLQVTGVERPYRDELLSKMDSDGNKVVKEVIFGPGKKKYRYCKHMAKQRLPNLTSDLMRKGKHFILIRNPLNILPSFDKVVPLSFLELGLAGLVAIYSELCELGNPPPVIDAEDLEKDPEAVLRGLCQDLGIPFQPSMLRWESGPREFDGIWAPWWYGSVHKSTSFSKPRAYPSKFPFALYDLLEQSLPFYNMLKRQTRQMVTPLGPSLPIPTLPVPANEKILVWVGDELLPRESAKVSVLDSVVQGGDAVWEGLRIYNRKIFKLEEHLDRLFDSAKALAFSNVPTREAIKEAIFKTLISNGMFDNAHIRLTLTRGKKVTSGMSPAFNLYGCTLIVLAEWKPPVYDNSGGIKLVTATTRRNSPNSIDSKIHHNNLINNILAKIEGNLANAEDAVMLDKDGFVSETNATNIFMVKKGQVLTPHADYCLPGITRTTVMDLVVQEKLVLHERRISLSEFHAADEVWTTGTMGELTPVVMIDGRVIGNGEVGPVTRQIQSAYKALTAESGLPIPIPTNEKA